The proteins below are encoded in one region of Acidithiobacillus ferrooxidans ATCC 23270:
- a CDS encoding 4Fe-4S binding protein, translating to MAFKIVSSQCTSCSACEPECPNMAISEKNGTFVIDPAKCTECINYFDEPQCVAVCPVDDTCIIDNNYPRYVA from the coding sequence ATGGCTTTTAAAATCGTTAGTTCCCAATGCACCAGTTGTTCGGCCTGTGAACCGGAATGTCCGAATATGGCCATTTCCGAAAAGAATGGCACCTTTGTGATCGATCCAGCCAAGTGTACGGAATGCATAAATTATTTCGATGAACCTCAGTGTGTGGCGGTATGTCCGGTGGACGACACCTGCATCATTGATAACAATTATCCCCGTTACGTCGCTTAG
- a CDS encoding HesB/IscA family protein, whose protein sequence is MELTFTPKAERFIQRMITFGGGNASSAFRLAVKPGGCSGLSYDFRIVDAAEPGDVAITSNGIPVLLEQKSVPFLNGVIVDCEDSLMNTGLVFTNPNAAASCGCGTSFTPKE, encoded by the coding sequence ATGGAACTTACCTTCACGCCTAAAGCAGAACGCTTTATCCAGCGGATGATCACCTTTGGCGGAGGAAATGCTTCCAGTGCTTTCCGCCTTGCGGTAAAGCCAGGCGGGTGCTCCGGCCTCTCTTACGATTTTCGCATTGTCGACGCAGCGGAGCCCGGCGATGTGGCCATCACCAGTAATGGCATTCCGGTACTGCTGGAACAGAAGAGTGTTCCTTTTCTCAACGGCGTCATCGTCGATTGCGAGGACAGCCTGATGAATACCGGGTTGGTCTTTACCAATCCCAATGCAGCGGCCAGTTGTGGTTGCGGAACTTCATTTACACCCAAGGAATAA
- a CDS encoding 4Fe4S-binding leucine-rich repeat protein, translating into MSDPNEAVDWQGCAVSCKTCPEREIPGLKCKLLHACMHDRYAKRVDRFFRWNPQIAKDYLQHGYFEVRACAARYADIFHLPALMNDPDETVRWAVAQRLPQRYLLRMIHDPHREVRIRVAARLDERNLSAMMHDADYYVRLEVVRRLPKGLLALMMHDSDVEVRRVVAKRIGVDALVKMLRDDDPGVRLDAIERVPVSTLSTLVDDADWRIRYEVAARGSQEAVISLLADEDYEVRRCAAERLGKGEPLSRQRLPGEGGIWPE; encoded by the coding sequence ATGAGTGACCCGAATGAGGCCGTTGACTGGCAGGGCTGCGCAGTCTCCTGTAAGACTTGTCCCGAGCGCGAGATCCCGGGGCTGAAGTGTAAACTTTTGCATGCCTGTATGCACGATCGTTACGCCAAAAGAGTGGATCGCTTTTTTCGCTGGAATCCACAGATCGCCAAGGATTATCTGCAACACGGCTACTTTGAAGTGCGGGCTTGCGCCGCGCGTTATGCGGATATTTTTCATCTGCCGGCGCTCATGAACGATCCGGATGAAACCGTGCGCTGGGCAGTAGCGCAGCGGCTTCCGCAACGCTATCTGCTGCGCATGATCCACGATCCGCATCGGGAAGTGCGTATCCGGGTAGCGGCGCGGCTGGATGAACGTAATCTGTCTGCCATGATGCACGATGCGGATTATTACGTGCGTCTGGAGGTGGTGCGTCGCCTGCCCAAAGGTCTATTGGCGCTCATGATGCATGATTCCGACGTGGAGGTTCGGCGCGTTGTGGCCAAACGTATCGGCGTGGATGCTCTGGTCAAAATGCTGCGGGACGATGATCCCGGGGTCCGTCTCGATGCCATTGAACGTGTACCGGTGTCGACCCTTTCCACACTAGTTGACGATGCGGATTGGCGTATCCGCTACGAGGTGGCGGCGCGCGGGAGCCAGGAAGCGGTAATCAGCCTGTTGGCGGATGAGGATTATGAGGTGCGTCGTTGCGCCGCGGAACGCTTAGGGAAAGGCGAACCACTTTCCAGACAACGATTGCCAGGGGAGGGTGGGATATGGCCGGAATGA
- a CDS encoding nitrogen fixation protein NifZ — protein MSRDSATVELGAEPEFNYGDKVRSRKHVKNDGTFTGADIGEVIVTKGDIGFIISIGTYLQQFYIYGVDFYERGHLVGMKGRELDLIESNPVQEERIP, from the coding sequence ATGAGCAGAGACAGCGCAACGGTGGAGTTGGGCGCAGAACCCGAGTTCAATTATGGGGATAAAGTCCGTTCCCGCAAACATGTGAAAAATGATGGAACATTTACCGGCGCCGATATTGGCGAGGTGATTGTTACCAAAGGCGATATCGGTTTTATCATCAGTATCGGCACCTACTTGCAGCAATTTTATATTTATGGTGTGGATTTTTATGAGCGTGGTCATCTGGTCGGCATGAAGGGCCGTGAACTGGATCTGATCGAAAGCAATCCGGTTCAGGAGGAGAGAATCCCATGA
- a CDS encoding nitrogen fixation protein NifZ, whose product MMDLRLPRFDWGLTVRACDDIFNDGTYPGEAEGALLVAKDSPGEIVRVGHHEEGNMPLYLVEFANGMVVGCLEEEILPVEGQKP is encoded by the coding sequence ATGATGGATTTACGTCTACCCCGATTTGATTGGGGCCTAACGGTACGGGCTTGCGATGATATTTTTAATGACGGGACTTATCCTGGGGAGGCCGAAGGGGCCTTGCTGGTAGCCAAGGACAGTCCGGGAGAAATCGTGCGGGTAGGACATCACGAAGAGGGCAACATGCCGCTCTACCTCGTGGAGTTTGCCAATGGCATGGTGGTCGGTTGCCTGGAAGAGGAAATTCTACCCGTCGAAGGGCAGAAGCCATGA
- a CDS encoding cysteine desulfurase family protein has translation MTRSIYLDNNATTALAPAALDAMLPYLSTEYANPSSASAAGVSVKKALGEARVAVAKLLGSSPAELIFTSGATESNHTAILGALSLTKGKRHLITSQVEHPSVLLMCQHLERLGIEVSYLPVDEEGRLDLEDLRVALRPDTALVSLMWANNETGVLFPVIEAAAMAHDAGAFFHTDATQALGKLSVNAAASGVDFLSCSAHKIHGPKGVGALFVRKGIALPPLFHGHQERGRRGGTENVPAIAGFAAAARLLTNIEAEAHYLRELRDHFEQGLLAFMPCARIHGQEAERLPNTSNVGFIALDGEELLYRLEQEGITAAAGAACAAGGQEPSHVLTAMGFSKTAVLSSLRFSFGRQNRSEDVERLLRVLPGILLGMMDMPPVKAGVPISCAP, from the coding sequence ATGACGCGCAGCATTTATCTCGATAACAATGCGACAACGGCCTTGGCGCCGGCGGCACTGGACGCTATGCTACCCTATTTATCCACGGAATATGCCAATCCTTCCAGCGCCTCCGCAGCGGGTGTAAGTGTCAAGAAAGCGTTGGGTGAGGCGCGGGTCGCGGTGGCCAAGTTGTTGGGCTCCTCACCTGCGGAACTGATTTTTACCAGTGGCGCGACGGAGAGCAATCATACGGCGATCCTGGGCGCACTCTCCCTGACCAAAGGCAAACGCCACCTGATTACCAGCCAGGTGGAACATCCCTCGGTACTTTTGATGTGCCAGCATCTGGAACGCCTCGGGATAGAGGTGAGTTACCTGCCGGTGGATGAAGAGGGACGCCTGGACCTGGAAGACCTGCGCGTAGCCTTGCGTCCGGATACCGCCCTGGTTTCCCTCATGTGGGCAAACAATGAAACGGGTGTGCTCTTTCCCGTTATCGAAGCGGCTGCCATGGCGCATGACGCGGGGGCTTTTTTTCATACGGATGCGACCCAGGCGCTTGGCAAGCTGTCTGTGAATGCCGCCGCTTCCGGCGTGGATTTTTTATCCTGCTCGGCACATAAGATTCATGGCCCCAAGGGCGTTGGGGCATTGTTCGTCCGCAAAGGCATTGCCCTACCACCCTTGTTTCATGGTCATCAGGAACGGGGACGGCGGGGTGGCACCGAGAATGTTCCTGCCATTGCCGGTTTTGCGGCCGCTGCCCGTCTGCTCACCAATATCGAAGCCGAGGCGCACTACCTGCGGGAATTGCGTGATCATTTTGAACAAGGTCTGTTGGCGTTCATGCCCTGTGCGCGGATCCACGGTCAGGAAGCCGAGCGTTTACCCAATACCAGCAATGTCGGGTTTATCGCACTCGACGGCGAAGAACTGCTCTATCGCCTGGAGCAGGAGGGCATTACGGCTGCAGCCGGTGCCGCTTGTGCTGCCGGCGGGCAGGAACCTTCCCACGTGCTTACGGCCATGGGCTTTTCTAAAACCGCGGTGCTGTCCTCGCTGCGTTTCTCCTTTGGCCGCCAGAATCGGTCGGAGGATGTGGAGCGGCTGCTCCGGGTATTGCCAGGCATCCTGCTGGGCATGATGGACATGCCACCGGTGAAGGCCGGTGTCCCGATTTCTTGCGCACCGTAA
- the nifT gene encoding putative nitrogen fixation protein NifT codes for MKVMIRKNAAGELTAYVPKKDLEEPITECQKPELWGGVVTLANGWRLELPEMPGDTRLPITVEARRLEG; via the coding sequence ATGAAGGTGATGATTCGTAAAAATGCCGCTGGTGAACTGACGGCGTATGTGCCCAAGAAAGACCTCGAGGAACCCATTACCGAGTGTCAGAAGCCGGAACTGTGGGGCGGGGTGGTGACGCTGGCGAACGGCTGGCGCCTGGAATTGCCGGAGATGCCCGGTGATACCCGTCTGCCGATTACCGTAGAAGCGCGTCGCCTGGAGGGTTGA
- a CDS encoding DegT/DnrJ/EryC1/StrS family aminotransferase yields the protein MTALEIPLSDPDISTSELEAVEAVLRSTRISAGEQVEAFEAAFAAYHGRRYAVAVASPTLALMLCLRAYELEAGDEVILSPYSWWQIGHALAWYGVQPVFADIDYYSGTISPKGAETLITEKTGAILAGNTKGHPAFWRELRTMANENGLILLEDSTEAIGSRYQDKLVGSFGDSAIFAFAQPSALVCGEGAMIVTDDTETVSRLRQYRARGISDRGSVVAPTRPPLQAEMSDIQAAIGLVQLARLDGILQRRRQVEALYFEYMKSFEGIKDPYHGPDATAVHWFVYEVHLGTRFSRSSRDAIVTDLRAQGIEAASYCLPMHTQSYYRERGGGHCPTAVRVSDRTLILPFHPRLGEEEIAFIIETLKDASVNVGAGAAIY from the coding sequence ATGACTGCGCTGGAAATCCCGCTCTCGGACCCCGACATCAGCACCAGCGAACTGGAGGCCGTAGAGGCGGTATTGCGTTCCACCCGCATCAGCGCCGGGGAACAAGTGGAGGCCTTCGAAGCGGCGTTTGCCGCCTATCACGGGCGGCGCTACGCCGTCGCCGTCGCCAGTCCGACCCTGGCGTTGATGCTCTGTCTGCGCGCCTACGAACTCGAGGCGGGCGATGAAGTCATTCTCTCGCCCTATAGCTGGTGGCAGATCGGGCATGCCCTCGCGTGGTACGGGGTTCAACCGGTATTCGCGGATATCGACTACTACTCCGGCACGATCTCCCCCAAAGGGGCTGAGACCCTGATCACGGAGAAAACCGGGGCGATCCTCGCCGGCAATACCAAGGGGCATCCCGCCTTTTGGCGGGAACTGCGCACGATGGCCAACGAAAATGGCCTGATTCTGCTGGAAGATTCGACGGAGGCCATCGGCTCCCGTTATCAGGACAAACTGGTCGGCAGCTTTGGAGACAGCGCTATTTTTGCCTTTGCCCAGCCCTCTGCCCTGGTTTGTGGAGAAGGTGCCATGATCGTCACGGACGATACTGAAACCGTCAGCCGTCTGCGTCAATATCGTGCGCGGGGCATCAGTGATCGGGGCTCGGTGGTGGCGCCTACCCGCCCACCTCTGCAGGCAGAAATGAGCGATATTCAGGCTGCCATAGGGCTGGTCCAGCTCGCCCGTCTGGACGGCATCTTGCAACGTCGACGGCAGGTGGAAGCACTTTACTTTGAATACATGAAGTCCTTTGAAGGGATCAAGGATCCCTACCATGGGCCGGATGCCACCGCGGTGCACTGGTTTGTGTACGAAGTACACCTCGGTACCCGGTTCAGCCGCAGCAGTCGGGATGCCATTGTCACCGATCTCCGCGCCCAGGGTATCGAGGCGGCCTCTTACTGCCTGCCCATGCATACCCAATCCTATTATCGCGAGCGGGGCGGCGGTCACTGTCCAACCGCCGTGCGGGTGTCCGACCGCACCCTGATCCTGCCTTTTCACCCACGTCTGGGCGAAGAGGAAATCGCATTTATCATCGAAACCTTGAAGGATGCATCCGTCAACGTGGGTGCGGGCGCCGCCATTTATTAG
- a CDS encoding 2Fe-2S iron-sulfur cluster-binding protein — translation MPIITIKPSGKTVEMPVGASLAAAVIAAGEPMVLKCEGKGECDSCHIFVQEGRKSVSKIQRLENERLDSIVGVGSKSRLACQAMIGEEDVVIELLGFSSGL, via the coding sequence ATGCCCATTATCACCATCAAACCCAGCGGTAAAACCGTCGAGATGCCCGTGGGGGCCAGTCTCGCCGCCGCGGTGATCGCTGCCGGTGAACCCATGGTCCTGAAGTGTGAAGGCAAAGGCGAATGCGATAGCTGTCATATTTTCGTCCAGGAAGGGCGGAAGAGCGTGTCGAAGATCCAGCGTCTGGAAAATGAACGACTGGATAGCATCGTTGGGGTTGGCAGCAAATCCCGTCTGGCCTGTCAGGCCATGATCGGCGAAGAAGATGTCGTTATAGAACTTTTGGGTTTTTCTTCTGGCTTATAA
- a CDS encoding SIR2 family NAD-dependent protein deacylase has protein sequence MIMDKDLSEIFSGLAEGRIIPYLGPGLLPEAGATLPSGMPALAEVLSGQVTVPHKVRRNLTGAAQYIENFKHRKTLVGMMDKTFAGDPPIHPLQRDLAARKLPLIVHLWYDNGMAKALAEQGTRWGRIQGLSQTEHYGDWTGYMDAEGQSVEAAMAAQWDTILYEPWGSQSPANNYLVSDTDFVEVLTEIDIQTPIPEIVQQIRAGRHFLFVGCRFNDQLQRNFARQIMKRSSDRHWALIEAPLTRNEARFVREQGIQVLQMPSGVLLGEAAVAKAG, from the coding sequence ATGATTATGGACAAGGATCTTTCGGAAATCTTCAGCGGCCTTGCGGAAGGGCGCATCATTCCGTATCTCGGCCCCGGCCTGTTGCCGGAGGCCGGAGCCACCCTGCCCAGCGGGATGCCGGCATTGGCGGAAGTGCTCAGCGGCCAGGTGACGGTGCCTCACAAGGTTCGGCGCAATCTCACCGGGGCCGCGCAGTATATCGAGAACTTCAAGCACCGCAAGACCCTCGTGGGCATGATGGACAAGACCTTTGCCGGGGATCCGCCGATCCATCCCTTGCAGCGCGACCTGGCCGCCCGAAAACTCCCGTTGATCGTCCACCTCTGGTACGACAACGGTATGGCCAAAGCGTTGGCCGAACAGGGTACACGCTGGGGCCGTATCCAGGGACTCAGTCAGACCGAGCATTATGGCGACTGGACGGGATACATGGATGCCGAAGGCCAGTCGGTCGAAGCCGCAATGGCTGCCCAGTGGGACACGATACTGTATGAGCCTTGGGGTTCACAAAGTCCGGCCAACAATTACCTGGTTTCTGATACGGATTTTGTCGAAGTGCTGACGGAAATTGACATTCAGACGCCTATCCCGGAGATCGTCCAACAAATCCGCGCGGGGCGCCATTTTCTTTTTGTCGGATGCCGTTTCAATGACCAGTTGCAGCGCAATTTCGCCCGCCAGATCATGAAGCGTTCATCGGATCGTCATTGGGCGCTGATAGAGGCGCCGCTGACCAGGAACGAAGCGCGCTTTGTTCGCGAGCAGGGGATTCAGGTACTCCAGATGCCCTCTGGCGTCTTGTTAGGCGAAGCCGCCGTAGCCAAGGCGGGTTAG
- the modD gene encoding ModD protein has product MFFSPQEIAALIQEDQPFLDLTTRMLGIGDKAADMRFRCRQDISVAGTELAVKILDACGLMVTESQPSGALVATGTTLLAAEGSASAAHSAWKVAQNVLEYACGIATYSAQLVQQARQINPRISVVATRKNIPGIRRFAVMTALAGGVMPHRLGISESVLVFDQHLAFLGGLSPFLQQLAQYRRRVPSSKIVVEVQKTDHTLTDALALAQAGVAGIQFDKMAPEPLVEIAAKLRAVAPEVTLFAAGGITLANIQAYAATGMDALVTSAVYHAAPTDIGVEIRPV; this is encoded by the coding sequence ATGTTCTTCTCCCCGCAGGAAATTGCCGCACTCATCCAGGAAGATCAGCCTTTCCTGGACCTCACCACCCGGATGCTGGGCATTGGCGACAAAGCTGCCGACATGCGTTTTCGCTGCCGTCAGGATATTTCTGTCGCCGGTACGGAACTCGCCGTGAAGATATTGGACGCCTGCGGCCTTATGGTGACCGAAAGTCAGCCGTCGGGCGCATTGGTCGCAACAGGAACCACCCTGCTGGCGGCGGAAGGTTCCGCAAGTGCTGCCCATTCTGCCTGGAAAGTGGCGCAAAACGTGTTGGAGTACGCGTGTGGCATCGCGACCTACTCCGCGCAATTGGTACAACAGGCACGCCAGATCAATCCCCGAATATCCGTGGTTGCGACGCGTAAGAATATTCCCGGAATACGGCGTTTTGCCGTCATGACGGCTCTCGCAGGGGGGGTCATGCCGCACCGGCTGGGCATTTCAGAAAGTGTTCTGGTATTCGACCAGCACCTGGCCTTTTTAGGTGGTTTATCGCCTTTTTTGCAACAATTGGCGCAATACCGGAGACGGGTCCCCTCCAGCAAGATCGTGGTGGAAGTGCAAAAGACGGATCACACCCTGACGGACGCGCTGGCACTGGCACAGGCCGGAGTCGCCGGGATCCAGTTTGACAAAATGGCGCCCGAACCCCTGGTGGAAATCGCTGCGAAACTGCGTGCCGTGGCGCCGGAGGTAACGTTGTTTGCGGCGGGCGGGATTACCCTTGCGAATATTCAGGCCTATGCGGCAACCGGTATGGATGCCCTCGTGACCAGCGCTGTCTATCACGCCGCACCGACCGATATCGGTGTGGAGATTCGCCCCGTATGA
- a CDS encoding TOBE domain-containing protein produces the protein MESSLRNHLKGKVIEIIKGGAVSEVEVETSAGIITSVITTRSVERLGLKVGDEVFAAIKASEVSIEKP, from the coding sequence ATGGAATCCAGTCTGCGTAATCATCTGAAGGGTAAAGTGATTGAGATCATCAAAGGTGGGGCGGTTTCGGAAGTCGAGGTGGAAACTTCCGCCGGTATAATCACCTCCGTGATTACCACACGGAGCGTCGAACGTCTCGGACTCAAAGTGGGTGACGAGGTTTTCGCGGCAATCAAAGCCAGCGAAGTAAGTATCGAAAAACCCTGA
- a CDS encoding NAD-dependent succinate-semialdehyde dehydrogenase, producing MPLAPTAAFIDGCWTDLRARFVVQSPVNQQMLAEVSDCGPREADAAVQAATVAFAAWRQTTVYQRALILSRWADLIQVHAEDLARLITWEMGKPIRQSRAEIKTAVALARWYAEECKRVTGESIPSQFPDKRLQIWKVPIGPVFAITPWNSPVSMVVRKIAPALAAGCTVILKPDEQTPLSALKLAELWAAAEGPAGTLQVLPSADPAPLAERLMADSRIAKLSFTGSTAVGQKLYAQGSPTIKRLSLELGGHAPVLIFADADIDAAVAMTIHAKFRYAGQSCVAANRLYVDEAILPEFTARYLEAMGHLKVGDPFAEDTDIGPLVSEVAVQKFKAQLQDAMARGARLLCGGDAQGLWCSPTLLADLDPQSRIFHEESFSPLLPIQGFRSEAEAVARANDTPYGLAAYLWTRDLGRAYRIAEALQCGIVGVNDGAPATPQAPFGGSKLSGLGAEGGKWGLEEYLQLRYVSFQLPG from the coding sequence ATGCCCCTCGCACCGACAGCCGCATTTATCGATGGATGCTGGACAGACCTCAGGGCGCGCTTTGTGGTACAAAGCCCGGTCAATCAACAGATGCTCGCCGAAGTGTCCGATTGCGGACCTCGGGAGGCTGACGCAGCAGTGCAGGCGGCGACGGTCGCTTTTGCAGCCTGGCGTCAAACTACCGTCTACCAGCGCGCGCTCATCCTCAGCCGTTGGGCGGATCTCATCCAGGTTCACGCAGAAGACCTCGCACGTCTCATCACCTGGGAGATGGGCAAACCCATACGCCAGAGTCGTGCGGAGATCAAAACCGCAGTCGCCCTGGCGCGCTGGTACGCCGAAGAATGCAAGCGCGTCACCGGCGAAAGTATCCCCTCCCAGTTTCCGGACAAGCGCTTACAGATCTGGAAAGTGCCGATTGGCCCGGTATTCGCCATTACGCCGTGGAACAGTCCGGTCTCCATGGTCGTTCGCAAGATAGCGCCGGCTCTGGCTGCCGGCTGTACGGTCATCCTCAAGCCCGATGAGCAAACGCCCCTCTCCGCATTAAAACTTGCCGAACTCTGGGCCGCGGCGGAAGGACCCGCCGGCACTCTGCAGGTGCTCCCCAGCGCTGATCCTGCACCCCTGGCGGAACGGCTGATGGCGGACTCGCGCATAGCCAAGTTGAGCTTTACCGGCTCCACGGCGGTCGGGCAGAAGCTTTATGCGCAGGGATCGCCGACCATCAAACGGCTTTCTCTGGAGTTGGGAGGGCATGCACCGGTGCTTATTTTTGCCGATGCGGACATCGACGCAGCGGTGGCCATGACCATCCATGCCAAATTCCGCTATGCCGGCCAGTCCTGTGTCGCCGCCAACCGCCTCTATGTGGATGAGGCGATCCTGCCGGAGTTTACGGCGCGCTACCTTGAAGCTATGGGTCACCTCAAGGTCGGAGACCCTTTTGCCGAGGATACCGACATCGGACCGCTGGTTTCCGAAGTCGCTGTCCAGAAGTTCAAAGCGCAGTTGCAGGATGCCATGGCCCGGGGTGCAAGACTTCTGTGCGGAGGGGATGCACAAGGCCTGTGGTGCTCCCCGACCCTCCTCGCCGACCTCGATCCGCAGAGCCGCATATTCCACGAGGAAAGCTTCAGCCCCCTGCTGCCCATACAGGGGTTTCGTAGCGAAGCGGAAGCTGTCGCCCGCGCCAATGACACCCCCTATGGCTTGGCCGCTTACCTATGGACCCGCGATCTCGGGCGCGCATACCGCATCGCGGAGGCGCTGCAATGCGGCATCGTCGGCGTCAATGACGGGGCTCCCGCCACCCCACAGGCGCCTTTCGGCGGCAGCAAGCTCTCCGGACTGGGCGCCGAGGGTGGCAAATGGGGGTTGGAGGAATATTTGCAACTGCGTTATGTCTCCTTCCAATTGCCGGGGTAA
- a CDS encoding group II truncated hemoglobin, translating into MLEPESTPYVRLGGEEAVRNLVNRFYDLMDSEAQWQTPLRDIHAKDLSESREKLFLFLSGWLGGPDLYVQRFGHPRLRARHASVPVDDQARDQWMACMLQAMHEVGIEPELYGHLQGAFQRTADFMRNR; encoded by the coding sequence ATGCTTGAACCCGAAAGTACGCCCTACGTCCGTCTTGGTGGTGAGGAGGCCGTTCGCAATCTGGTCAACCGGTTTTATGACCTCATGGACAGCGAGGCGCAATGGCAAACTCCGTTGCGGGATATTCATGCAAAGGACCTTTCCGAATCCAGGGAGAAGCTCTTTCTGTTTCTTTCCGGCTGGCTGGGAGGGCCTGATCTATATGTGCAGCGTTTTGGGCATCCCCGCTTACGCGCACGGCATGCTTCTGTCCCGGTGGATGATCAGGCGCGGGATCAGTGGATGGCCTGTATGCTGCAGGCCATGCACGAGGTAGGGATAGAGCCCGAACTCTATGGCCATCTGCAGGGTGCCTTTCAGCGCACGGCTGATTTCATGCGGAATCGCTAG
- a CDS encoding MFS transporter has protein sequence MADTRNPGTIMGEKAIAARIQRAREHLDRFRAILKEPDRWVSVWFLAYALLGAVSSGLLPILLPLMIVALTHHLSWVAYVMGGFNLGLLTSPLWGNLADSKHLHRPIFFCGFLVLLMALAVMPFFPGILTWSALSLLAGAGSSAVATMASLFIVEFDPQNEWEPRLGWLQTFNGGGQVAGLLLAGIFVSNFKLGLICSALALIPAIWLGARGLPAGAKSYDWTVEIGSHMRRDLDWRFLANFGHPELLGGGLLRFSHHLSLQGLRRFGDMLHTRFGRFLFSWFAVAFGVAAFFAYFPVAMQKAYNVAPALTSSVYAMTAAIALVLYSVGGQLSGRFGAGRVYRWSLMLRFLGFGLLLLVFFLPIPRALIALAGFVLIIIAWPLQSISGTSLTARLTPFSQGEAMGLFNASGAVATVMGTFLGGPLVQFIGYPSLSAIALVGILFGWLTGHGLQTPDAAPAIHNDVAAQKAQS, from the coding sequence ATGGCAGACACCAGGAATCCCGGCACCATCATGGGCGAGAAAGCGATCGCAGCCCGCATTCAACGGGCACGCGAACACCTCGATCGCTTTCGCGCCATCCTGAAAGAACCAGACCGCTGGGTATCCGTCTGGTTTTTGGCCTATGCCCTGCTGGGGGCGGTCTCCTCCGGGCTGCTGCCTATTCTCCTGCCTCTGATGATCGTCGCCCTCACTCATCATCTCAGTTGGGTTGCCTACGTCATGGGCGGATTCAACCTCGGACTGCTGACCTCTCCCTTGTGGGGAAACCTGGCCGACAGCAAACATCTGCATCGCCCCATTTTTTTCTGTGGCTTTCTGGTATTGTTAATGGCGCTGGCCGTCATGCCTTTTTTTCCGGGCATTCTCACCTGGAGCGCGCTCTCGCTGCTCGCCGGCGCGGGAAGCTCCGCCGTGGCGACCATGGCCAGCCTGTTCATCGTCGAGTTCGACCCCCAAAATGAATGGGAACCACGGCTGGGCTGGCTGCAAACTTTTAACGGCGGCGGGCAGGTCGCCGGACTTTTATTGGCCGGCATTTTCGTCAGCAATTTCAAGCTCGGCCTGATCTGCTCAGCCTTGGCACTGATTCCCGCTATCTGGTTGGGTGCCAGAGGCTTGCCTGCCGGCGCCAAAAGTTATGACTGGACGGTGGAGATCGGTAGTCATATGCGGCGCGATCTGGACTGGCGTTTCCTCGCCAACTTCGGGCATCCGGAACTGCTGGGGGGTGGCCTGCTCCGGTTTTCGCATCACCTTTCTCTGCAAGGCCTGCGCCGGTTTGGCGATATGCTACATACGCGTTTTGGCCGCTTTCTATTTTCCTGGTTTGCGGTGGCCTTTGGCGTAGCGGCATTTTTCGCCTATTTCCCGGTAGCGATGCAAAAGGCCTATAATGTGGCCCCGGCACTGACCTCCAGTGTCTACGCCATGACCGCCGCCATAGCGTTGGTGCTGTACTCCGTGGGTGGGCAGCTATCCGGGCGTTTTGGCGCCGGAAGGGTATATCGCTGGTCTTTGATGCTCCGCTTTTTGGGATTTGGCCTGCTACTGCTGGTATTTTTCCTGCCCATACCCCGGGCGCTGATTGCCCTGGCAGGCTTCGTCCTGATTATTATCGCCTGGCCACTGCAGAGCATTTCCGGAACCAGTCTGACAGCGCGGCTCACGCCTTTCAGTCAGGGCGAGGCGATGGGACTTTTTAACGCCAGTGGCGCAGTGGCCACGGTGATGGGTACCTTTCTGGGCGGTCCGCTGGTACAGTTCATCGGCTACCCATCCCTGTCCGCCATAGCTCTGGTCGGCATCCTGTTCGGCTGGCTGACGGGGCATGGATTACAAACCCCCGACGCTGCGCCAGCCATCCACAATGATGTTGCAGCGCAGAAAGCGCAGTCCTAG